From Ptychodera flava strain L36383 chromosome 2, AS_Pfla_20210202, whole genome shotgun sequence, the proteins below share one genomic window:
- the LOC139150421 gene encoding uncharacterized protein, whose product MNKINAFHNGCLRRICRIFWPNKISNKELYERTKTESLVIEIQRRRLRWLGHVLRMSQDRVPKTALRWTPPGKRRQGRPKTTWRRTVMAELKEMGLTWGEAKHAAKDREKWRQLVIALCPTRDEED is encoded by the coding sequence ATGAACAAGATCAATGCCTTCCACAATGGGTGCCTGCGACGGATCTGCCGCATCTTCTGGCCAAATAAGATCTCGAACAAGGAACTCTACGAAAGGACAAAGACTGAGAGCCTGGTGATTGAAATCCAGCGCCGCCGGCTTAGATGGCTTGGTCACGTCCTCAGAATGTCTCAAGATCGCGTGCCAAAGACTGCCTTACGATGGACTCCACCTGGGAAGAGGAGGCAGGGTCGGCCTAAAACCACCTGGCGCCGCACGGTGATGGCTGAGCTGAAGGAGATGGGTCTGACCTGGGGCGAGGCAAAACATGCAGCCAAGGATAGAGAAAAGTGGAGGCAACTCGTCATCGCCTTATGTCCCACCCGGGACGAAGAGGACTGA